One Phoenix dactylifera cultivar Barhee BC4 chromosome 8, palm_55x_up_171113_PBpolish2nd_filt_p, whole genome shotgun sequence genomic window carries:
- the LOC103720814 gene encoding LOW QUALITY PROTEIN: glutamine--tRNA ligase (The sequence of the model RefSeq protein was modified relative to this genomic sequence to represent the inferred CDS: inserted 2 bases in 1 codon; substituted 1 base at 1 genomic stop codon) yields the protein MSMVPFTNVVYIERSDFRLKDSKDYYGLAPGKSVLLRYTFPIKCTEVIHGNNSDTIVEIRAEYDPSKKTKPKGVDHWVAXPSPGVDPLKVEVKLFENLFISENPAELEDWLSDSNPCSEDVIPEAYAVPSLASAXFQFERLGYFAVDSDTAPGNLVFNRTVTLRDSYSKGGNK from the exons GTTCCTTTCACAAATGTTGTATACATCGAACGCTCCGATTTTCGCCTCAAGGATTCAAAAGATTATTATGGGCTTGCCCCTGGTAAATCTGTTCTCCTCAG ATACACCTTCCCTATAAAATGCACAGAAGTTATACATGGGAATAATTCAGATACTATAGTTGAGATCCGAGCTGAGTATGAtccttcaaagaaaacaaaaccGAAG GGTGTTGATCATTGGGTTGCTTAACCTTCTCCTGGGGTCGATCCGCTCAAAGTCGAAGTAAAATTATTTGagaatttatttatttcagaG AATCCTGCCGAACTGGAAGACTGGCTATCTGATTCGAATCCCTGCTCTGAGGATGTGATACCAGAAGCATATGCAGTACCTTCACTTGCTAGTGC GTTTCAATTCGAAAGGCTAG GCTACTTTGCTGTGGATTCTGATACGGCTCCAGGAAATCTGGTTTTCAATAGAACTGTTACCCTTCGCGATTCCTATTCcaaaggtggaaacaaatag